A stretch of Pseudomonadota bacterium DNA encodes these proteins:
- the hisS gene encoding histidine--tRNA ligase: MEGQIKALRGMKDILPEDSARWRWMEETVYSVLSAYGYREIRLPIVEHTGLYARSLGADTDIVEKEMYTFPDRNGDSLTLRPEGTAGCVRAGLENGLLYNQIQRLWYAGPMFRHERPQKGRYRQFHQIGAEAFGMAGPDIDAEIIALTARLWRALGIGALRLEINSLGNAPARAAYREALRDYFGRYESSLDEDSRRRLDRNPLRILDSKEPRMDPLIADAPRLADYLDPGSAEHFRVLRDLLDGAGIGYVINPTLVRGLDYYNRTVFEWITDRLGAQGTLCAGGRYDGLVECFGGAPTPAVGFAMGLERIVALLEAGGEGREGVCDVFMIAVGEEAVRAALPLGESLRDALPGLRLSANCGGGGFKAQFRRADRSGARIAVILGADEVRQGVAGVKLLCQASEQESVGQGDLAGHIGRMLGGRVLGRSLKAEA; the protein is encoded by the coding sequence TTGGAAGGTCAGATCAAAGCCCTACGCGGCATGAAGGACATCCTGCCCGAGGACAGCGCGCGCTGGCGGTGGATGGAGGAGACCGTGTACTCGGTGCTCTCGGCCTATGGCTATCGCGAGATCCGCCTGCCGATAGTCGAGCACACGGGCCTCTACGCGCGCTCGCTCGGGGCCGACACGGACATCGTCGAGAAGGAGATGTACACCTTCCCGGACCGCAACGGCGACAGCTTGACCCTGCGACCGGAGGGGACCGCCGGCTGTGTGCGGGCCGGGCTCGAGAACGGGCTCCTGTACAACCAGATCCAGAGGCTCTGGTACGCGGGTCCCATGTTTCGCCACGAGCGGCCACAAAAAGGCCGCTATCGGCAGTTCCACCAGATCGGGGCCGAGGCCTTCGGCATGGCCGGACCCGATATCGATGCGGAGATCATCGCCCTGACGGCGCGGCTGTGGCGGGCGCTCGGTATCGGGGCGCTGCGGCTCGAGATCAACTCGCTCGGCAACGCGCCGGCACGGGCCGCATATCGGGAGGCGCTGCGGGACTATTTCGGTCGTTATGAATCGAGCCTGGACGAAGACAGCCGCCGGCGTCTCGACCGCAACCCGCTCCGGATCCTGGACAGCAAGGAGCCCCGCATGGATCCGCTCATCGCCGACGCGCCCCGGCTCGCCGACTACCTGGACCCCGGATCGGCCGAGCATTTCCGGGTGCTTCGGGACCTCTTGGACGGGGCCGGGATCGGCTATGTGATCAATCCGACCTTGGTGCGCGGCCTCGATTACTATAATCGCACGGTGTTCGAATGGATCACCGACCGGCTCGGGGCCCAGGGGACCCTCTGCGCCGGCGGGCGTTACGATGGCCTGGTCGAGTGTTTCGGCGGGGCACCGACCCCGGCGGTCGGTTTCGCCATGGGGCTGGAGCGCATCGTCGCGCTCCTTGAAGCCGGTGGGGAAGGGCGGGAAGGGGTCTGCGACGTCTTTATGATCGCGGTCGGCGAGGAGGCGGTGCGCGCGGCCCTGCCCTTGGGCGAGTCCCTGCGCGACGCGCTGCCCGGCCTCCGGCTCTCGGCCAACTGTGGCGGTGGTGGGTTCAAAGCCCAATTCCGGCGGGCGGACAGAAGTGGGGCGCGGATCGCGGTGATCCTCGGCGCGGACGAGGTGCGGCAGGGCGTCGCGGGTGTGAAGCTCTTGTGCCAGGCGAGCGAGCAAGAGAGCGTGGGGCAGGGAGATCTCGCCGGCCACATCGGGCGGATGCTCGGGGGGCGGGTGCTCGGGCGCTCCCTGAAAGCAGAGGCGTAA
- a CDS encoding tetratricopeptide repeat protein, producing MDPYSSDREQVEVLKTWWRKNGMPILAGVGIGLGGLYAWRAWQAEAHVDAEQASSRFEQLVTALAENKPAENKTGTLAGQAEQILDEHDGTVYASFATLALARLAVEAGDLEKARGHLQWVLDHTRHAPLKRLAKLRLARVLLSAGETDKSWSLVEELKDGPESASYQELKGDVLRAQGRVAEARRAYDEALKLAGGAGESGPPSQTSLQLKLDALGISDPAP from the coding sequence ATGGATCCCTATTCATCGGACCGAGAACAAGTGGAGGTACTGAAGACCTGGTGGCGGAAGAACGGCATGCCGATCCTCGCCGGGGTGGGTATCGGTCTCGGCGGGCTGTATGCGTGGCGGGCCTGGCAGGCCGAGGCGCATGTGGATGCCGAGCAGGCCTCCAGCCGCTTCGAGCAGCTCGTGACGGCCCTCGCGGAGAACAAGCCTGCCGAGAACAAGACCGGCACCCTGGCCGGGCAGGCGGAGCAGATCCTCGATGAGCACGATGGCACGGTATACGCCTCGTTCGCGACCCTCGCCCTGGCGCGGCTCGCGGTCGAGGCCGGCGATCTAGAGAAGGCCCGGGGACATCTGCAATGGGTGCTGGATCACACCCGACACGCACCGCTCAAGCGCCTCGCCAAGCTGCGTCTCGCGCGCGTTCTCCTGTCCGCGGGTGAGACCGACAAGTCCTGGTCGCTGGTCGAAGAGTTGAAGGACGGTCCCGAGTCCGCCAGCTATCAAGAGCTCAAGGGCGATGTCCTGCGCGCGCAGGGCCGGGTAGCCGAGGCGCGCCGGGCCTACGACGAGGCGTTGAAACTGGCTGGAGGCGCCGGCGAGTCCGGCCCGCCAAGTCAAACCAGTTTGCAGCTCAAACTGGACGCCCTCGGGATCTCCGATCCGGCACCCTGA
- the bamB gene encoding outer membrane protein assembly factor BamB: protein MALLAVLPGCGIPEYMSDLLEEEEPAQVITPLQELEPSIAIQELWNDDVGEGTDALFLKLAPAAAEGTVYVADREGTVSAIGIESGDALWERDTDMPISGGPGLGEGLVLVGTSDGEVLALSQADGSLVWTAAVSSEVLAPPRIEDGVAVVRTGDGKVFGIDGTAGTRVWVYDKQVPVLTLRGTSAPVLSEDLAIVGFDSGALVALEVKTGKPAWEVGVAQPHGRSDLERMVDIDAEPVLYDDHLYVATFQGRVVALDLQDGDLVWDKTLSSYAGVGVDEDNLYVTDDKGHVWSLDRLAGSTNWEQEQLAGRALTAPSSSGDYLVVGDVEGYLHWLSREDGQLAARVRLDDERMMAAPLVVDDVVIAYSSGGTLGAYRVAP, encoded by the coding sequence TTGGCCCTCCTGGCGGTCCTGCCGGGTTGCGGGATCCCGGAGTACATGAGCGATCTGCTGGAGGAAGAAGAGCCGGCACAGGTCATCACCCCACTCCAGGAGCTCGAGCCGAGCATCGCGATCCAGGAGCTTTGGAACGACGATGTGGGCGAGGGCACCGACGCACTGTTCTTGAAGCTCGCGCCGGCGGCCGCCGAGGGCACCGTGTACGTGGCCGATCGGGAAGGGACCGTCAGCGCCATCGGCATCGAGAGCGGCGACGCCCTGTGGGAACGCGACACCGACATGCCCATCTCCGGGGGGCCGGGTCTCGGCGAGGGCCTGGTCCTGGTCGGCACCTCGGATGGCGAGGTGCTGGCGCTGTCCCAGGCGGATGGCTCTTTGGTCTGGACCGCCGCGGTGAGCAGTGAGGTGCTCGCGCCGCCCCGGATCGAGGACGGCGTGGCCGTGGTGCGGACCGGGGACGGCAAGGTCTTCGGCATCGATGGCACCGCCGGCACGAGGGTCTGGGTCTACGACAAGCAGGTGCCGGTCTTGACCCTGCGCGGGACCAGCGCGCCGGTCTTGTCCGAGGACCTCGCGATCGTGGGCTTCGACAGCGGGGCGCTCGTGGCCCTGGAGGTCAAGACCGGCAAGCCGGCCTGGGAGGTTGGCGTCGCCCAGCCGCACGGCCGCTCGGACCTCGAACGCATGGTGGACATCGACGCCGAACCGGTCCTCTACGACGACCACCTCTATGTCGCCACCTTCCAGGGCAGAGTCGTGGCGCTCGATCTTCAGGACGGCGATCTGGTATGGGACAAGACCTTATCGTCTTATGCCGGCGTCGGGGTGGACGAGGACAACCTCTACGTGACCGACGACAAGGGTCACGTCTGGTCTCTGGACCGTCTGGCCGGCAGTACCAACTGGGAGCAAGAACAGCTCGCTGGCCGCGCCCTAACCGCCCCGTCAAGCTCGGGTGACTATCTGGTGGTCGGCGACGTGGAGGGCTATCTGCACTGGCTTAGCCGGGAAGACGGCCAGCTGGCCGCGCGCGTGCGGCTCGACGATGAGCGCATGATGGCCGCGCCGCTGGTCGTCGATGATGTGGTGATCGCCTACAGCAGCGGCGGCACCCTGGGCGCCTATCGGGTCGCCCCATGA
- the der gene encoding ribosome biogenesis GTPase Der, whose protein sequence is MTPVLAIIGRPNVGKSTLFNQLTRSRDALVADTPGMTRDRIVGHGTFGERRYVCVDTGGLGDDRERLAALVRDQALRAAAESDMVLLVVDGRAGISAGDRDIARRLRRLGKPVRIAVNKTEGLDPETAVAEFFDLGLGTPLAVSSAHREGLVALLESALGHVSVDPDEADPIPDAGTRVAIVGRPNVGKSTLVNRMLGEERVVVYDRPGTTRDSIAVPFVRHGRPYVLIDTAGMRRRARIRETVEHFSVVKTQQAIDGAHVVVVVLDAGESVTEQDAALLGMVIEAGRALVVAVNKWDGLAPEQRDHVHKEVDRRLTFLDFARVHYLSALHGSGVGGLYASIDRAHASAFVEVQTGALTRILERAVRDHPPPLVAGRRIKLRYAHLGGHNPPRVVVHGHRSACLPEPYRRYLERALREALGIEGTPLRVELRQDANPYVNRPSGNKPSGNRPAGQRHPVNKPRPAPPRKRMPDHAV, encoded by the coding sequence ATGACACCAGTGCTCGCCATCATCGGGCGGCCGAACGTGGGCAAATCGACCCTGTTCAACCAGCTCACACGGAGCCGCGATGCCCTGGTCGCGGATACCCCGGGCATGACCCGCGATCGCATCGTCGGGCACGGGACGTTCGGGGAACGCCGTTATGTCTGCGTCGATACCGGCGGCCTCGGGGATGACCGAGAGCGGCTTGCGGCGCTGGTCAGAGACCAGGCCCTGCGCGCCGCGGCCGAGTCAGATATGGTGCTGTTGGTCGTCGATGGTCGCGCGGGGATCTCGGCTGGGGATCGGGACATCGCGCGCCGTCTGCGGCGCCTCGGGAAACCGGTCCGGATCGCGGTCAACAAGACCGAGGGGCTCGATCCGGAGACCGCCGTCGCGGAATTCTTCGATCTGGGGCTCGGCACCCCGCTTGCCGTCTCCAGCGCCCATCGGGAGGGACTCGTGGCGCTCCTCGAGAGTGCGCTGGGGCACGTCTCTGTCGATCCGGACGAGGCGGATCCGATCCCCGATGCCGGGACGCGCGTCGCCATCGTCGGTCGACCCAATGTGGGCAAGTCCACGCTCGTCAACCGCATGCTCGGGGAAGAGCGCGTGGTGGTCTACGATCGGCCCGGGACCACGCGAGACAGCATCGCGGTGCCGTTCGTGCGCCATGGCCGGCCGTATGTCCTCATCGACACGGCAGGCATGCGGCGCCGCGCCCGGATCCGCGAGACCGTCGAGCACTTCAGCGTCGTCAAGACCCAGCAGGCGATCGATGGCGCCCATGTTGTGGTCGTGGTCCTCGATGCCGGCGAGTCGGTCACCGAGCAGGATGCTGCGTTGCTCGGCATGGTCATCGAGGCGGGGCGAGCGCTCGTGGTCGCGGTGAACAAATGGGATGGGCTGGCCCCCGAGCAGCGCGACCATGTCCACAAGGAGGTGGACCGGCGGCTCACGTTCCTGGATTTCGCCCGGGTCCATTACCTCTCGGCCCTGCACGGCAGTGGCGTCGGTGGGCTCTACGCTTCCATCGATCGGGCCCATGCCTCGGCCTTCGTAGAGGTCCAGACGGGGGCACTGACCCGCATCCTGGAGCGCGCCGTCCGGGACCATCCCCCGCCGCTCGTCGCCGGCCGGCGCATCAAGCTCCGTTACGCGCATCTCGGCGGCCACAACCCGCCGCGCGTCGTGGTGCACGGGCATCGCAGCGCGTGCCTGCCCGAGCCCTACCGGCGTTATCTCGAGCGCGCGCTGCGCGAAGCCCTGGGGATCGAGGGCACCCCGTTGCGCGTCGAGCTCCGCCAGGACGCCAATCCGTATGT